The Alosa sapidissima isolate fAloSap1 chromosome 5, fAloSap1.pri, whole genome shotgun sequence genome has a window encoding:
- the LOC121709120 gene encoding protocadherin gamma-C5-like isoform X12, with protein sequence MNYCRNNRVWRLRAPWLFYFAVWWNAVNAQIRYTIPEELKEGSVVGNIAKDLGLGVADIAHRQLRIASETGKQQFDVDLVKGELVVNERIDRESLCEESVTCVLPLQVIIENPLELHRVEIDIQDINDNAPHFRTKESVLNIPESISVQSRFSLENAEDPDVGSNSLRSYSLNKNEYFLLDVKQGHDRKVPELVLQKPLDRENQSVHDLVLTAFDGGNPVKSGTSVIRVRVQDVNDNKPKFDQSLYKGSVRENANLGYSIIALRATDIDEGVNAEVQYLFGARTPESVRKAFSINAETGEVTVIGDIDHEASKSFTFDMSAKDKGIPALEGHTSVQIDILDENDNAPEVILTSKPRPVNENAPIGTVVALINVKDLDSGDNGKVDVKVSPGYPFKLKASFDNHYSLITDALLDREVNPEYNVEIVANDNGFPSLKTSKFIPVKITDVNDNPPVFSQRYYNVYVKENNPAGSSLFSVTATDSDQDKNGMLVYSILDSKFQDTPVSSYFYINAENGTIYSMNSFDYEKIKLFQVIVQAKDQGSPSMSSNTTVHVFILDQNDNAPSVIYPSTIMGSVSHQRMPRSTKTGHLVTKVTAVDADSGHNAWISYRLAEATDSSLFAVNLYTGEVRTKRSVSEQDDASQRLLIEIKDNGEPVQSTTVTVDILIEDGLHEPISDFRQKTTEKDKKNSKITFYLILSLASVSVLSLLTFFILLIKCARSSRDSGSCCIRRDSDGYKNPNRNLQIQLNTDGPIKYVEVLGGDMMSQSQSFGSYLSPMSEFSDLTLVKPSSTLDFKDTLRGLDASLPDSAWTFECQQQKPPNNDWRLPPNQRPGPSGQHRFHTIQQRWTPYEKSRAGPLPEGAGVVAGTGPWPQPPTEAEQLQALMAGANAVNEATATLGPRYNAQYVPDYRQNVYIPGSTATLTANPQQQQQPQQALPPPAAMPPVDVPKAAQTPASKKKSTKKDKK encoded by the exons ATGAACTACTGCAGGAATAACCGTGTTTGGAGATTGCGGGCGCCTTGGCTTTTTTATTTTGCCGTTTGGTGGAATGCAGTTAATGCTCAAATACGTTATACCATCCCGGAGGAACTGAAGGAAGGTTCCGTGGTTGGAAATATCGCCAAGGACCTTGGTTTGGGAGTCGCAGATATTGCACATCGCCAGTTACGGATAGCCTCGGAGACTGGAAAACAGCAGTTCGATGTGGATTTGGTAAAGGGTGAGCTGGTCGTTAACGAGAGAATAGACAGGGAGTCTTTATGCGAAGAAAGCGTTACTTGTGTGTTGCCCTTGCAAGTTATAATTGAGAACCCATTAGAACTGCACCGTGTGGAGATAGATATTCAAGACATAAATGACAACGCTCCACATTTTCGTACAAAGGAGAGCGTATTAAATATACCTGAATCAATTAGTGTACAGTCACGTTTTTCTCTAGAAAACGCTGAAGATCCTGATGTCGGCAGTAATAGTTTACGATCGTACTCGTTAAACAAAAATGAATATTTCCTATTGGATGTAAAACAAGGAcatgacagaaaagttccagaATTGGTTTTACAAAAACCTTTAGATAGGGAAAATCAGTCTGTTCATGACTTAGTTTTGACTGCATTTGATGGGGGAAACCCAGTAAAATCTGGGACATCAGTGATAAGAGTTAGAGTCCAAGATGTTAATGACAACAAGCCAAAATTTGATCAGTCCTTATACAAAGGATCTGTGCGAGAAAATGCTAACCTCGGCTACAGTATCATAGCCTTGAGAGCAACTGACATAGATGAAGGTGTAAATGCAGAGGTGCAATACTTATTTGGGGCACGGACCCCTGAATCTGTGAGAAAAGCCTTTAGTATTAACGCTGAGACTGGAGAAGTAACCGTTATCGGCGACATTGATCATGAAGCAAGTAAATCATTCACGTTCGATATGAGCGCTAAAGACAAAGGAATACCGGCCTTAGAGGGTCATACATCGGTTCAGATTGACATTCTTGATGAAAATGATAATGCGCCTGAGGTAATATTAACTTCAAAGCCCAGGCCGGTGAATGAAAACGCCCCCATCGGAACTGTTGTTGCTTTGATAAACGTTAAAGACTTAGATTCTGGCGACAATGGCAAAGTAGATGTGAAAGTGTCCCCTGGTTATCCGTTTAAATTAAAAGCGTCATTCGATAACCATTACTCATTGATAACAGATGCACTGTTAGACCGAGAAGTAAATCCAGAATACAACGTAGAAATAGTTGCCAATGACAATGGCTTTCCTTCGCTTAAAACAAGCAAGTTCATACCTGTCAAAATCACTGATGTCAATGACAACCCGCCAGTGTTCTCACAGCGTTACTATAACGTGTATGTTAAGGAAAATAACCCAGCTGGATCATCATTATTTTCAGTGACGGCGACGGATAGTGATCAAGATAAAAACGGAATGCTTGTTTATTCCATTCTAGATTCAAAATTTCAAGACACTCCGGTTTCATCCTATTTTTATATTAACGCGGAGAATGGCACTATTTACAGTATGAACTCCTTTGACTACGAGAAAATAAAATTATTCCAAGTAATTGTTCAAGCGAAAGACCAGGGATCTCCCTCTATGAGCAGCAATACTACCGTTCATGTTTTTATCCTAGATCAAAACGACAATGCCCCCTCTGTCATTTACCCTTCCACAATAATGGGCTCTGTGTCTCATCAGAGGATGCCCCGCTCTACTAAGACGGGGCACCTCGTCACCAAGGTAACGGCTGTGGATGCTGACTCGGGTCACAACGCCTGGATTTCCTATAGACTCGCAGAAGCTACAGACTCGTCTCTGTTCGCTGTGAATCTTTACACGGGAGAGGTGAGGACTAAACGCTCTGTTTCAGAGCAGGATGATGCCTCGCAGAGACTGCTTATAGAGATCAAGGACAATGGAGAGCCAGTCCAGTCCACCACAGTCACAGTGGACATACTGATAGAGGACGGACTACACGAACCCATCTCAGACTTCAGACAGAAAACCACTGAGAAAGACAAGAAAAATAGTAAAATCACCTTCTATTTAATTCTATCGCTAGCATCAGTGTCTGTACTATCTCTGCTGACTTTTTTCATACTTCTAATTAAGTGCGCTAGAAGCAGCAGAGACAGTGGTAGCTGCTGTATTAGAAGAGATTCTGATGGATACAAAAATCCCAACAGAAATCTACAAATCCAGCTCAACACTGACGGGCCTATAAAGTATGTGGAGGTTCTGGGAGGAGACATGATGTCTCAGAGCCAGTCGTTTGGGTCTTATTTGTCTCCAATGTCGGAGTTCAGTGACTTAACTCTCGTCAAGCCTAGCAGCACGCTTGACTTTAAGGATACATTACGTGGGCTTGATGCGTCATTGCCAGACAGTGCATGGACGTTTGAATGTCAGCAG CAAAAACCACCCAACAATGACTGGCGCCTTCCACCGAACCAGCGACCTGGACCCAGTGG CCAGCACAGGTTCCACACCATTCAACAGAGATGGACCCCATACGAAAAATCGAG AGCGGGCCCCCTCCCTGAGGGAGCAGGTGTGGTTGCCGGCACTGGACCTTGGCCACAACCACCCACCGAGGCGGAGCAGCTCCAAGCTCTCATGGCCGGAGCCAACG CAGTGAATGAAGCCACGGCGACCCTGGGGCCCCGCTACAACGCCCAGTACGTGCCCGACTATCGCCAGAACGTCTACATCCCCGGCAGCACGGCCACCCTGACGGCCaacccacagcagcagcagcagccccagcAGGCGCTGCCCCCGCCTGCGGCCATGCCCCCCGTGGACGTCCCCAAGGCTGCCCAGACCCCCGCCAGCAAGAAGAAGTCCACCAAGAAGGACAAGAAGTAA
- the LOC121709120 gene encoding protocadherin gamma-C5-like isoform X27 gives MKPPLFIPEWSWRTLWILPFLFLWNNVHAQIRYTIPEELKEGSVVGNIAKDLGLDVADIANRRLRIASESGNHYFTVDLAKGELVVNDRIDREKLCGIKAICVLTLEVVVENPLQLHRIEIDVQDINDNAPDFHTKEIVLKIAESTTPGKRFPLEKASDPDVGSNSLREYTLNTNDYFRLNVKNLKDGIKVPELIVEKALDRETESSHQLVLTALDGGSPAKTGTLLLQIHVQDVNDNDPKFELATYKADVQENAKIGHTIIRLKATDLDEGPNSEIEYSFPAHNADTIKQVFRIHPDSGEITVIAALDYEECKSYTFDIIAKDKGTPELEGHSSVQIDVLDENDNAPEIILKSLPSPVTENAPKGTVVALINVKDLDSGDNGKVELNISPGYPFTLKPSFDKHYSLVTDSLLDREITPEYNVEILASDSGTPSLKTSKIIKVKVLDVNDNPPVFSQSYYNVFLNENNPAGSSLFSITATDKDQDKNAKLLYSIADSKFNDIPASSYFYINAENGTIYSMNTFDYENIKLFKITILATDQGSPSLHSNATVNVFILDQNDNIPAVIYPSAVMGSVSHQRMPRSAKTGHLVTKVTAVDADSGHNAWISYRLTESTDSSLFAVNLYTGEVRTKRSVSEQDDASQRLLIEIKDNGEPVQSTTVTVDILIEDGLHEPISDFRQKATEKDKKNSKITFYLILSLASVSVLSLLTFFILLIKCARSSRGSASCCIRGDSDGYKNPNRNLQIQLNTDGPIKYVEVLGGDMMSQSQSFGSYLSPMSEFSDLTLVKPSSTLDFKDTLRGLDASLPDSAWTFECQQQKPPNNDWRLPPNQRPGPSGAGPLPEGAGVVAGTGPWPQPPTEAEQLQALMAGANAVNEATATLGPRYNAQYVPDYRQNVYIPGSTATLTANPQQQQQPQQALPPPAAMPPVDVPKAAQTPASKKKSTKKDKK, from the exons ATGAAGCCTCCCTTGTTCATTCCCGAGTGGAGTTGGCGGACGCTGTGGATTttaccttttttgtttttgtggaatAATGTTCATGCCCAAATCCGTTACACCATTCCAGAGGAGTTAAAGGAGGGATCTGTTGTAGGAAATATAGCAAAGGATCTTGGTCTGGATGTGGCTGACATTGCAAACCGCAGGTTACGCATAGCTTCTGAATCTGGTAACCATTATTTCACCGTGGACCTGGCGAAGGGTGAGTTGGTGGTGAATGACAGAATAGATAGGGAGAAGTTATGCGGGATAAAAGCTATTTGTGTCTTAACCTTAGAAGTTGTCGTTGAAAACCCTTTACAATTACATCGCATAGAAATAGACGTTCAAGATATTAATGATAATGCCCCCGACTTCCACACGAAAGAAATTGTTCTAAAAATAGCGGAATCTACCACACCAGGTAAACGATTCCCATTAGAAAAAGCAAGTGACCCAGATGTTGGCAGCAACAGTTTACGTGAATACACACTTAACACTAACGACTATTTCcgcttaaatgtaaaaaatcttAAGGACGGAATAAAGGTCCCTGAACTGATAGTAGAAAAGGCTTTAGACAGAGAGACCGAATCGTCACATCAGCTTGTGCTGACTGCTTTGGATGGGGGCAGTCCAGCAAAAACAGGAACATTGTTGCTACAGATACATGTCCAAGATGTGAACGACAATGATCCCAAATTTGAATTGGCGACATACAAGGCAGATGTGCAGGAAAACGCCAAAATTGGGCATACCATCATTAGATTAAAAGCAACCGACTTGGATGAAGGCCCAAATAGTGAAATAGAATACTCATTCCCTGCACACAACGCTGACACAATTAAACAGGTATTTCGAATACATCCAGACTCGGGTGAAATAACAGTGATTGCAGCTTTAGATTATGAAGAGTGTAAGTCGTATACTTTTGACATCATTGCTAAAGACAAAGGAACTCCTGAACTAGAAGGGCATTCGTCTGTTCAGATTGATGTTCTTGATGAGAACGATAATGCACCAGAAATAATATTAAAATCTTTGCCCAGCCCCGTCACAGAAAATGCGCCCAAAGGCACTGTTGTAGCTTTAATTAATGTTAAAGATTTGGATTCTGGTGACAATGGTAAAGTTGAACTGAACATTTCTCCTGGCTATCCATTTACATTAAAACCATCTTTTGATAAACACTATTCATTAGTGACCGATTCGTTGTTAGACCGCGAGATAACGCCAGAGTACAATGTCGAAATATTAGCGTCAGACTCCGGAACGCCATCTTTAAAAACAAGTAAAATCATCAAAGTTAAAGTGCTAGATGTCAATGATAATCCACCGGTTTTCTCTCAGTCTTACTACAACGTGTTCCTAAATGAGAATAATCCAGCAGGATCATCACTGTTCTCTATAACTGCGACAGATAAAGACCAAGACAAGAATGCAAAGTTATTGTATTCAATCGCTGACTCAAAATTTAATGATATTCCAGCTTCGTCGTACTTTTATATCAACGCGGAGAACGGAACAATCTATAGCATGAACACATTTGACTATGAAAATataaaattatttaaaataacTATTCTAGCAACAGATCAGGGTTCTCCATCTCTTCACAGCAACGCTACCGTTAATGTTTTTATTCTGGATCAAAACGACAATATCCCCGCTGTCATTTACCCCTCCGCGGTCATGGGCTCTGTGTCTCATCAGAGGATGCCCCGGTCTGCTAAAACGGGGCATCTCGTTACCAAAGTAACAGCTGTGGATGCTGACTCGGGCCACAACGCCTGGATTTCCTATAGACTCACGGAATCTACAGACTCTTCTCTGTTCGCTGTAAATCTCTATACCGGAGAGGTGAGGACTAAACGCTCTGTTTCAGAGCAGGATGATGCCTCTCAGAGACTGCTTATAGAGATCAAGGACAATGGAGAGCCAGTCCAGTCCACCACAGTCACAGTGGACATACTGATAGAGGACGGACTACACGAACCCATCTCAGACTTCAGACAGAAAGCCACTGAGAAAGACAAGAAAAACAGTAAAATAACTTTCTATCTGATCCTGTCGTTAGCCTCGGTGTCCGTGTTGTCGTTGTTAACGTTTTTCATCTTGTTAATTAAATGCGCCAGGAGCAGTAGAGGCAGTGCTAGCTGCTGCATTAGAGGAGATTCTGATGGATACAAGAATCCCAACAGAAACCTACAGATCCAGCTCAACACAGACGGACCTATTAAGTATGTGGAGGTTCTGGGAGGAGACATGATGTCTCAGAGCCAGTCGTTTGGGTCTTATTTGTCTCCAATGTCGGAGTTCAGTGACTTGACTCTCGTAAAACCGAGCAGCACACTTGACTTTAAGGATACATTACGTGGGCTTGATGCGTCATTACCAGACAGTGCATGGACTTTCGAGTGTCAACAG CAAAAACCACCCAACAATGACTGGCGCCTTCCACCGAACCAGCGACCTGGACCCAGTGG AGCGGGCCCCCTCCCTGAGGGAGCAGGTGTGGTTGCCGGCACTGGACCTTGGCCACAACCACCCACCGAGGCGGAGCAGCTCCAAGCTCTCATGGCCGGAGCCAACG CAGTGAATGAAGCCACGGCGACCCTGGGGCCCCGCTACAACGCCCAGTACGTGCCCGACTATCGCCAGAACGTCTACATCCCCGGCAGCACGGCCACCCTGACGGCCaacccacagcagcagcagcagccccagcAGGCGCTGCCCCCGCCTGCGGCCATGCCCCCCGTGGACGTCCCCAAGGCTGCCCAGACCCCCGCCAGCAAGAAGAAGTCCACCAAGAAGGACAAGAAGTAA
- the LOC121709120 gene encoding protocadherin gamma-C5-like isoform X8 produces MKPPLFIPEWSWRTLWILPFLFLWNNVHAQIRYTIPEELKEGSVVGNIAKDLGLDVADIANRRLRIASESGNHYFTVDLAKGELVVNDRIDREKLCGIKAICVLTLEVVVENPLQLHRIEIDVQDINDNAPDFHTKEIVLKIAESTTPGKRFPLEKASDPDVGSNSLREYTLNTNDYFRLNVKNLKDGIKVPELIVEKALDRETESSHQLVLTALDGGSPAKTGTLLLQIHVQDVNDNDPKFELATYKADVQENAKIGHTIIRLKATDLDEGPNSEIEYSFPAHNADTIKQVFRIHPDSGEITVIAALDYEECKSYTFDIIAKDKGTPELEGHSSVQIDVLDENDNAPEIILKSLPSPVTENAPKGTVVALINVKDLDSGDNGKVELNISPGYPFTLKPSFDKHYSLVTDSLLDREITPEYNVEILASDSGTPSLKTSKIIKVKVLDVNDNPPVFSQSYYNVFLNENNPAGSSLFSITATDKDQDKNAKLLYSIADSKFNDIPASSYFYINAENGTIYSMNTFDYENIKLFKITILATDQGSPSLHSNATVNVFILDQNDNIPAVIYPSAVMGSVSHQRMPRSAKTGHLVTKVTAVDADSGHNAWISYRLTESTDSSLFAVNLYTGEVRTKRSVSEQDDASQRLLIEIKDNGEPVQSTTVTVDILIEDGLHEPISDFRQKATEKDKKNSKITFYLILSLASVSVLSLLTFFILLIKCARSSRGSASCCIRGDSDGYKNPNRNLQIQLNTDGPIKYVEVLGGDMMSQSQSFGSYLSPMSEFSDLTLVKPSSTLDFKDTLRGLDASLPDSAWTFECQQQKPPNNDWRLPPNQRPGPSGQHRFHTIQQRWTPYEKSRAGPLPEGAGVVAGTGPWPQPPTEAEQLQALMAGANAVNEATATLGPRYNAQYVPDYRQNVYIPGSTATLTANPQQQQQPQQALPPPAAMPPVDVPKAAQTPASKKKSTKKDKK; encoded by the exons ATGAAGCCTCCCTTGTTCATTCCCGAGTGGAGTTGGCGGACGCTGTGGATTttaccttttttgtttttgtggaatAATGTTCATGCCCAAATCCGTTACACCATTCCAGAGGAGTTAAAGGAGGGATCTGTTGTAGGAAATATAGCAAAGGATCTTGGTCTGGATGTGGCTGACATTGCAAACCGCAGGTTACGCATAGCTTCTGAATCTGGTAACCATTATTTCACCGTGGACCTGGCGAAGGGTGAGTTGGTGGTGAATGACAGAATAGATAGGGAGAAGTTATGCGGGATAAAAGCTATTTGTGTCTTAACCTTAGAAGTTGTCGTTGAAAACCCTTTACAATTACATCGCATAGAAATAGACGTTCAAGATATTAATGATAATGCCCCCGACTTCCACACGAAAGAAATTGTTCTAAAAATAGCGGAATCTACCACACCAGGTAAACGATTCCCATTAGAAAAAGCAAGTGACCCAGATGTTGGCAGCAACAGTTTACGTGAATACACACTTAACACTAACGACTATTTCcgcttaaatgtaaaaaatcttAAGGACGGAATAAAGGTCCCTGAACTGATAGTAGAAAAGGCTTTAGACAGAGAGACCGAATCGTCACATCAGCTTGTGCTGACTGCTTTGGATGGGGGCAGTCCAGCAAAAACAGGAACATTGTTGCTACAGATACATGTCCAAGATGTGAACGACAATGATCCCAAATTTGAATTGGCGACATACAAGGCAGATGTGCAGGAAAACGCCAAAATTGGGCATACCATCATTAGATTAAAAGCAACCGACTTGGATGAAGGCCCAAATAGTGAAATAGAATACTCATTCCCTGCACACAACGCTGACACAATTAAACAGGTATTTCGAATACATCCAGACTCGGGTGAAATAACAGTGATTGCAGCTTTAGATTATGAAGAGTGTAAGTCGTATACTTTTGACATCATTGCTAAAGACAAAGGAACTCCTGAACTAGAAGGGCATTCGTCTGTTCAGATTGATGTTCTTGATGAGAACGATAATGCACCAGAAATAATATTAAAATCTTTGCCCAGCCCCGTCACAGAAAATGCGCCCAAAGGCACTGTTGTAGCTTTAATTAATGTTAAAGATTTGGATTCTGGTGACAATGGTAAAGTTGAACTGAACATTTCTCCTGGCTATCCATTTACATTAAAACCATCTTTTGATAAACACTATTCATTAGTGACCGATTCGTTGTTAGACCGCGAGATAACGCCAGAGTACAATGTCGAAATATTAGCGTCAGACTCCGGAACGCCATCTTTAAAAACAAGTAAAATCATCAAAGTTAAAGTGCTAGATGTCAATGATAATCCACCGGTTTTCTCTCAGTCTTACTACAACGTGTTCCTAAATGAGAATAATCCAGCAGGATCATCACTGTTCTCTATAACTGCGACAGATAAAGACCAAGACAAGAATGCAAAGTTATTGTATTCAATCGCTGACTCAAAATTTAATGATATTCCAGCTTCGTCGTACTTTTATATCAACGCGGAGAACGGAACAATCTATAGCATGAACACATTTGACTATGAAAATataaaattatttaaaataacTATTCTAGCAACAGATCAGGGTTCTCCATCTCTTCACAGCAACGCTACCGTTAATGTTTTTATTCTGGATCAAAACGACAATATCCCCGCTGTCATTTACCCCTCCGCGGTCATGGGCTCTGTGTCTCATCAGAGGATGCCCCGGTCTGCTAAAACGGGGCATCTCGTTACCAAAGTAACAGCTGTGGATGCTGACTCGGGCCACAACGCCTGGATTTCCTATAGACTCACGGAATCTACAGACTCTTCTCTGTTCGCTGTAAATCTCTATACCGGAGAGGTGAGGACTAAACGCTCTGTTTCAGAGCAGGATGATGCCTCTCAGAGACTGCTTATAGAGATCAAGGACAATGGAGAGCCAGTCCAGTCCACCACAGTCACAGTGGACATACTGATAGAGGACGGACTACACGAACCCATCTCAGACTTCAGACAGAAAGCCACTGAGAAAGACAAGAAAAACAGTAAAATAACTTTCTATCTGATCCTGTCGTTAGCCTCGGTGTCCGTGTTGTCGTTGTTAACGTTTTTCATCTTGTTAATTAAATGCGCCAGGAGCAGTAGAGGCAGTGCTAGCTGCTGCATTAGAGGAGATTCTGATGGATACAAGAATCCCAACAGAAACCTACAGATCCAGCTCAACACAGACGGACCTATTAAGTATGTGGAGGTTCTGGGAGGAGACATGATGTCTCAGAGCCAGTCGTTTGGGTCTTATTTGTCTCCAATGTCGGAGTTCAGTGACTTGACTCTCGTAAAACCGAGCAGCACACTTGACTTTAAGGATACATTACGTGGGCTTGATGCGTCATTACCAGACAGTGCATGGACTTTCGAGTGTCAACAG CAAAAACCACCCAACAATGACTGGCGCCTTCCACCGAACCAGCGACCTGGACCCAGTGG CCAGCACAGGTTCCACACCATTCAACAGAGATGGACCCCATACGAAAAATCGAG AGCGGGCCCCCTCCCTGAGGGAGCAGGTGTGGTTGCCGGCACTGGACCTTGGCCACAACCACCCACCGAGGCGGAGCAGCTCCAAGCTCTCATGGCCGGAGCCAACG CAGTGAATGAAGCCACGGCGACCCTGGGGCCCCGCTACAACGCCCAGTACGTGCCCGACTATCGCCAGAACGTCTACATCCCCGGCAGCACGGCCACCCTGACGGCCaacccacagcagcagcagcagccccagcAGGCGCTGCCCCCGCCTGCGGCCATGCCCCCCGTGGACGTCCCCAAGGCTGCCCAGACCCCCGCCAGCAAGAAGAAGTCCACCAAGAAGGACAAGAAGTAA